atatataaaacaaatcttATTTCACAGtttgtagaataatattttttaaataaggttCCTTATTACAACAAAgttactaaaatcgttattatattcGTTCAAATATTCAACTCCATCAACATtgtaacttaaaatgtctataaaaataaattataggtatgtattttcaatattaacaacttataaaaaatcattGATACTGGGTCGAATAAACAATGtcaaatgcataaataaataacttataattaatctaaatattttgaaaatatcgttGTTTATAGAAAATACCTCCGCTCTAACCACCAATAACGCTCTAGGGCAACAATATTTGACGCCCTTCTCCCtcccacaaaaaaatattgacttcacatttttagtttataattatccacgcatacctattaaatatatttaatacttattaattaaacgtttctacttattttttttattattattattggaatcatatttatttaatttatgtatttattttgtttctatgaTTTTTTCGAAGTTGACACCGATTTCATTATTCTGGGTACATtacagaaataattatataactattttcaCAAATTAGTAGATATTGTTATAAATCATACGTTCTGCGTTCCTGCGCGTGGAGTGTATAACAGTCAACATGGTAAATTTTACAAGTGAATATAagtgaatataatttacattattcagtCAAACTACTCTAACTCGATTTATCTTAAGGGCAGGTCAAATTGATAATGAGTTggttataagtaataaccatagaTACCTTATACTTATAAGGTTtatagttataacataatatacatatatctttgggtataataattacagtagCACAACTACCCTGGGGTGGGTGTTGTTGATCACTGAGGCCCACAGACTGCAGGGGCCCCAGGCCTTTTCagtgaagaaaatatttaatactaccaAGATATGAATNNNNNNNNNNNNNNNNNNNNNNNNNNNNNNNNNNNNNNNNNNNNNNNNNNAAAATAAAAACaccaaatatttctttttatcattaatttttttgacggCCCCTAAATTCATAATACGCCCAAGAGAACTTGCCCAATTTGCCCAACCCCCTTAGGACGGCtatgaaaattgtaaaatatttaagtattatagtaatagtgaaatgtttaaagtttatacgattaatactttttgattataacaaaataacaaaaattgtttgaagAGAAATtccatattttacatttgaacTTAacgctataattatttttttaatcaaaactcgaattaaattttcacgcttttggaattaaaatttatgattGTATGAATTTTTCACTAGGTACAGTAAATAATTCacatattttgatgattttgacgaattttataaatattttaactttaaacgtttataaaaaaaatttcgtgaCTATGTATTTGGAAATCTTTTAATTACGGCTAGAATAACttatgaattttgtattacatttttaagtttctacACAGAGaaaaacatttcaatataaattgaaaaaagtcaataggtataatagtaattttctACTAAAGATTTTGggaaccattatttttattccgGATTATTACGGTCCGGGCTTTTAAATTCCGCAATATTACGTTCCAGATTGTTACGGTCCGGGATTTTACATTCCGGATTCTTACGGTTCGGGATTTTACATTCCGGAGTTTTACGTTCCGTATTATTACGTTCCGGGCTTTTAAATTCCGCAATATTACGTTCCAGATTGTTACGGTCCGGGATTTTACATTCCGTGATTTTACGTTCCGTATTATACTTTCCGGAATTTATAGCCCCCCCATCATANNNNNNNNNNNNNNNNNNNNNNNNNNNNNNNNNNNNNNNNNNNNNNNNNNCATATGCTTTTTTGAAATCCACAAATACTTGCCATATGTTTTGTCTGTACTCATACTTCTTTTCTAGAAGCTGCTCTATAGTTGCGAGCTGGTCTATTGTGGATTTGCTTTTCCGAAAGCCACACTGATAGTTTCCTATACACTCTTCAGCCAGTGGTTCTAGTCGTCCTAATAAAATTTTTGAGAAAACTTTATATACTATAGTTGCTGCAGTTCATCTTGTCTCCTTTCTTATGTACCGGGATGATTATAGCCTTGTTCCATTCTTCAGGTAGTATTTCCTCATTCCATATGCGACAGCATAATTCATAAATCGTTTTGTGTAGTTCTAAGCCACCATACTTTATAAGTTCAGCTGGTATCCCGTCTGACCCAGGGGCTTTCCAGTTTTTCAGTCGGTTTATTGCTTTTAATGTTTCATCTAATGATATACCCTTCACTTCTTGTTCCGCTATCTGATCTTCCCATGCTGTTATTGATGTGGCTGGTATCTCTCCATTCAACAGCTCTCCGAAATACTCTTGCCACCTCGATGCTTTCATTTGCGGGtccaataatattctattatgttTATCTTTTATGGCTTTTAATGTTGGGTTGTACTTTTGGTGTCTTTTTATTGCTGCAAAAAAGTTTCGGACTCTGCCTTGTGTGTAATCCTGTTCTGTGTTATGTATGATCTCGTTCATATACTTCCTTTTTTCCCTCTGTATGACTTGTTTGCATCTCTTTCGTTCTGTCTCAAATAGTTCTTTGGATTCTGCTGAAAGATTTCTCAGATATTTTTGACGGTATTCATTTCTTTTTAGCACTGCATTCTGGCACTCATTGTTATACCATTTCTTTGCTTGCTTTCTGGCTTCACCTAGTGATTTTCTTGCAGCTTCGATTATAGTATTTCTTATAATAGTCCATCTATCACTTGTTTCCAGCTTGTCCGTTTGGTTTTCCCTTAACTTTTCTGTGAgagattttatgtatttttgattttctcctTCTTCTTTAAGCTTCTCTAGATTGTATTTTGGTattctattatttgttttttgaacCTTCTTCAGCTTAATTCAGAATTTCGCAATGACCAAAAAATGATCTGAGTCACAGTCCGCTCCTCGATAACTTCTTATATCCGAAATACTTGATTTGAATCTTTTGTCAAATATCATTCCTTACCACCTAANNNNNNNNNNNNNNNNNNNNNNNNNNNNNNNNNNNNNNNNNNNNNNNNNNNNNNNNNNNNNNNNNNNNNNNNNNNNNNNNNNNNNNNNNNNNNNNNNNNNtaaaaaaaaaatggtaaatgaaaatgttcttaaacagttcaaaacaaatcgtaatattttgaaaattttatcgtgtatagaaaatgcaaatataaacaaccagtgaaaatttcaagaatctacggtcatttgttttaaagttacaccaaaaaccaaattcgattttgtcaaaaaccgattttgcgtaaaaattcccgtttttccttaatttttatgttgtttttcccagcgcttatgaaaactattgggaaattttaacttttgaccccccaaagtaccaactagattcactttgctATCAGAAAAGTTACTATTGatgaaaatccaagcatttttactgtcctaaaacgtgatgacagacacaaaaaaaaataaaaaaaaaaaacacacatcattgtaaaatcaatacattcatcgcttcgctcagaaactaaaatatttaagaaatataatatgaacgacACGTATGAAATGAAAGCGTAACCTTACGAGCTATAAAATGGATTATGAGTCATGGATcgaaaaatgcatatatttatttaaaattaccatatCGGTGAtctaaacaataatgatatctatatataggtCTAACTTGATGTTAAGTGGTCTGTACTCTGTAGGggatacaatattgaatatacaaaaTAGGAGGGGATTggaatcaaaatatgtattttatattaggtataggatcattattttaataaataattattataagtatttactattttcttaAAACTACCAACtttctattcaaaataattcatgTTCCAAATACATACCTTTGATTTTGAGTAGTTCTTCCGACATTAtgtattacttttaaatgtCTTCCGACCAGCACAGCTAAACTctttatttgaattttcatcACATAAATCGCAAAAAGCCCTATCACCTTGCCGTTTACCATATTGCCACACCCAACTTTTTGACCGATTACTCATCTTTcaaactaaaataatgaaattacgtacAACAGTGAATATGAAACGTCACGTCATACACACAGACactgtataaattatgaaacaatcttaaaattgacaaaatattgtaacaagCTATCGAGGCCGTAAAGTTGTCGATAAGATAACTttggatttttttctttaaaaccagtttaaaataatcgtataataatataagttattacatataacgattaacgattgagaataatttaatagattaattaatttgtatttactacCTAAGCCATAATATAACcacttataacatttaaaactcataactatttaagtatcaATCTCTAAAGTCTAAATAATGAAGATATaagattttgaaataattgtatgtatatttattaaatgaattaataaaattacagggGTGTCCGGTGTCTACTTCATGATAATAAATGCACGAGTAACGGGTATTAAATACACGTGTATCGGTAAAAAATATCCGTGTATAAAAAACACggttcttaatttatttttagtacgtGTACCCGGGTTACGTGTACACGTGTACTCTAATAACCGTGTAGAACCACGACCCCTAGTTTATACTGAGTCATAAACACTTCAACATCTTCATAAGAATTAAACtttttaccaatatatttttaagattgtcGAGTTCGACATCATTGCATAACGAAAAATTAAACTTGACAGAACTCAACACAAGCACAACAATAAACAACTAGTGATTCACTTCTTAGTTATTTATAGCAACAAATAAATCTATACAAATCATACGATAACAGTTACTATTGTACGATCCCGGCAGTACCATAAATTATTGAATCGCGTAGGAAAAAAATCCTAGTCCCCGCGCATgcgcaatgataaaaaaaaattgtccggGACTGATAACATTTTGACAATTATCACGAAATTTCGGGGACTCTATCCACACCCTATTTAAAAAGGaaacttcaatatttattatttatttttcaatagttacattatttttgattcaGGATAACCATACATATTTGTGGCATCgtctgcattattattataaattagggtAGATTCTGCTGTTAAATTTGGTGTATGCAAGTTTACTACTTCTGAAGTAAACTCAATGCTAGTTATGTTTTTTACAGGtctacgataaaaataatatacaataaatatagaacattttaatagctacaaacattaaaacaaaaataacctaCATTTGccccattaaaatataaattgtataaccaCTATTACTGATAATGATACTTTTTGAACCAATAACTACACAATTGTAGTTCTCAAAGTTGACTATTGGCTCAGCTGTTTGGAATTGTCCAAAAATTGAAACATCACCATTGATACttgaaatgttattatctaaTGGTTCGAAATCAAATAGGTAGATCACTTGTTTCTCCTCCATCAGTTTTCATTCAACTTTTCCTTAACTGAACGTTTTTGGTCTTTGTATTGGATTTCATGTCAATCCAACAGTCATTATTTTGATTAGagtaaaaaatagaacaaacgTCAGTAAGCAATTAactcacatttttaaattatgattactGTTCTCCatattctaaatttttatttgcaccaattaaagtataaagtataattaaagtattttaaggAAAAGATTGTATCGTCAGTTTAGAAGATGTTCATGAGTTCCATACATTCATAGAGTATGATAATTGGAGAATATTTAAAGTTTGTGTCCACACGTATAGATGATCCTTAGTTTCTTAGTAAATATACATGCAAATCAACAAAAAGTCATTTTATCTTTGATTCTGAAGCTAAGTCATTAAATGACATCAATCAAAAAACATGCTGACTGTAAGAACGGGAAAGAATTGTTTGTTACAAGAAAAGATTGTATCGTCAGTTTAGAAGATATTCATGAGTTCTATACATTCATAGACTTCATTCCATAGAGAATTTGTCTGTTTATGAGTAAAGTTTAGACCAAATTTTCCTTTTTGTAGCTCAGGGTGAGGAACCATAAACTCAACCAGCGCATCTTTCTGTTCAAATGATGCAGATTTTcctttagtttttttatttactttatccataatttttaaaaggtgAGTAGTGGAGAATAGTAAGAACTTACACGATCacactgtaaatttaaatgtttagctGTTTATCAAATTAGCATTAGCTCGTTAGTAACTAAATAACACCGTAAATCCGTAAcaagtaacttaaaaaaaatcataactaataacagtcacataatattatccgtcATCTATAAACAACCTGTTATCAgccgaataaattattatctcatGGAATAATTAGCATTTTATAGCGTTTTCCACCTGACTGCACTAGTGCACTTTTTTATGTTTCATCAGCTATTCCAGTGCGcactaaattactaattttatgttCCACGTTACTGCACTATGCGAGTTTTTTGCATTCAGTGCAGTGATAGTTGCACGAGCTCCTGGAGCTCGTGCGCCTTATCATTATCACGAAAAGTACTGATATGGcagtattgatatttaataaaaatgacgaAGGAAtttaaaaacagtattttattcattattgtacaAGGTAGAAcgttttataaagaaaaatattgatcataataaGTTTTTCGAAGTTCAAACTCAATATGGATAGGCATACAATTGTAAGAATCATGGATTACCTTTCCTCTAGTGatagtgatgatgatgatgaaatCATAAAGTATTTTGTGTCcagaaaaataagaataataccaaaaattaaaagctaTATTTCGGACATAGTTCATGTTTATACAGATAAGCaagttagttatttattataaatataattatttttgtagatgTTAGGTTTAGGGTTTAATGTAATTAatccgattataataataataatttttttttagtttaaaggtAGTTTTAGGGTGGAAAGATCTACTGCATACAATATTGtagaaaagtttgaaaattccaTTTTCTTTCCaagaaaaaatttgaatgaatctTCTGTCACGTCAGAAAACCATATACTTTCCTTTTTATGGTAAATTTATAGTTGACAAAATACTATTCTAAATcctttagttattaaaataaaatggttcAGGGTTTCTGCAAATAAATGTTGCCTACGTGATGTGTCAGAACGATTTGGTGTTGGATTGACCACACAATTTCGTATCAACAACAGAGTTATGGACTTCCTTGTCGATATTTCAGcgactattataaatttaaacgaaGGAACTGATAATTTATCTCAAGAAtttcaaaaagtaaatatataaattaagctTTTTTGCCTTACATAAGGTTTTTTTACTAAATCCATATCAAATTTAGGTTTCTGGACTTCCTGGTGTAATCGGGTGCATCGACGAGTCTTCAATACCTATAAGAACTCCTGCTCACAAACTTAAAAGTACATATACCAACAGGCATGACATGCCATCTATTACCCTGCAAACTATATgtgatcacaaaaaaaaaagtatttatgtattcaCTGGTGCACCGGGGAAAATCCATAATTCAAGAGTATTTGCTTTGACAGACATTAGTTAAGAGCTTcctttaatatgtaaaaataaataccatattattggaGATGGTGCTTATAGTATAAGAGATTGGTTATTAATACCATACAAGAATTATGGAAACATAACAGACACccaaattaaatttgacaaaatgttATGTGGTACTAGAGTTTGTAACGTTACAGAATTTTGGGCctcttatattatacacaataccaCAAAGCTTTTCCCCATACCGATTATATTACTTAATCGTttcttacattattattagaaaaggCAAGCGCGCGATAGTATTattaacaacaaatataaatattatacaacacctTCCCCACGACCTCCTCACTTAGCAGTGTTCGTTCACTCGACCCGCGGCCGACGGCTGCTACTGCTGTCATCATAGTCAGTACTGCAGACGGTGCATTCTTTCTGCTgtccatttaaaattatataaaacttgcACCCATACGACGAAACTGACCAGCCCCACCATCATAAGCCGCCGCCGCAGCCGTTATGAGGCTCGAACGCCGACCGGACCGACCACACTGCTACACAAAAACACTTTTTTCACGACCTCGGAATATACCTGACGTTGACAGGGTTCTGGTTATTGTACAatggagaataatataataacttaaaatttttgatttaccTTTCAggaattataacttttatcttagaatttttaatagtatCCATGTCAAGCTTTACAGATCCATCATCtaaacagttttttaaaaaGTGCACTGTTTCCAAACAATCTTTTGGACATATATACCATGAAAtgtataagaaatttaaattaaattccttaaagaatttgaatttgaattaatagtaaatttagtaaatttagttattactataaataaaaatatttagtatcg
The DNA window shown above is from Acyrthosiphon pisum isolate AL4f unplaced genomic scaffold, pea_aphid_22Mar2018_4r6ur Scaffold_20960;HRSCAF=22641, whole genome shotgun sequence and carries:
- the LOC107885443 gene encoding putative nuclease HARBI1 translates to MDYLSSSDSDDDDEIIKYFVSRKIRIIPKIKSYISDIVHVYTDKQFKGSFRVERSTAYNIVEKFENSIFFPRKNLNESSVTSENHILSFLWVSANKCCLRDVSERFGVGLTTQFRINNRVMDFLVDISATIINLNEGTDNLSQEFQKVSGLPGVIGCIDESSIPIRTPAHKLKSTYTNRHDMPSITLQTICDHKKKSIYVFTGAPGKIHNSRVFALTDIS